GTTGTATGCTTCGTTCCTAATTATTTGTAAATGAGAAGAATGAGGAGTGGTTTCTCATGTTTTTTCACCCGATGGACTTTCTGATCATCATCGCATTTGGCCTGTCCCTCTGGGCGCAATTCCGCGTCAAGGGCACGTTTAACCGCTTCGCTGATGTTCCCGCTTCATCCGGCATGACTGGTGCCGAAGCCGCCCGCCGCATGCTGGACGCCAACGGCTTGACCAATGTTCCGGTGGAGCATATCCCGGGTACGCTGACAGACCACTACGATCCGATTTCCCGTGTCGTTCGTCTGTCCGACCCCGTATATATGGGCAATTCGATTGCAGCTATCTCTGTCGCGTGCCACGAAGTGGGCCACGCCGTGCAGCACAAGGTATCCTATCCGATGCTGGTTGCGCGCCACCGCATTTTCCCGATCGTCAACCTGACATCCGGTGTAGCGCCTCTGCTCTTGTTGGGCGGTTTCTTCTTCCAGATGACCAACTTGCTGCTCCTGGGCATTATCTTCTTCTCGGCAGCGGTCGCTTTCCAGCTCATCACCCTGCCGGTCGAGTTCAACGCCAGCAGCCGGGCCAAAACGATGATGGTAAAAATGGGCTTTATCCGCAATTACGAAGAGAGCGGCGTAAACAAGGTACTGGGCGCAGCAGCCCTCACCTATGTGGCCGCAGCCCTGATCTCCGTGCTGGAGCTGGTCAAATACGTCATGATTTTCAACAGCTCCAACGACGACTAATCTGCAGCGCGTCATAAACGAAAAGTCTTTCACCAAAAAGGAAGGCGAGGTATAGTTTCCCAACCGGGGACTGTACCTTTTTTTTGTTTCCGTTCAGCGGCATGATGCCCTGTCTTTTTGTTAGGGAATATTCATGTAAGGAAAATAGGAGTGATTCGTCTAATACATAACGAACATAGGAGGGGGTCACTTTGGAGGAGACTCAACACGATGTTGAGGCTTGGTTTACCTTGTATAGTCACGATCTGTATAACTTCCTGGTCTATTTTACCGGACATCACGATGTAGAGGATCTCGTACAAGAAGTATTTATGAAAGCCATGCTCAACAAGCATCAGTTTCGGGGGAGAGCTGCACGCAAAACCTGGCTGTTCTCCATCGCCAGAAATTTGGCTATTGATCATGTCAGGAAGGAGAAATGGAGAAGATCCGTATTGTCATCCTTCCTTCCTTTTTTTCGCAGCGAAGAAAAGGGGCCGGATGAGATTGCGGAGCGTAACGAAGAGTTTCACTTCTTGTACGGAGCGATTCGCCAGCTCAAACAAACCCATCGGGAAGTCATCCTGTTGCGCGGGATTCAAGGGTTCTCCGTTGCGGAGACGGCGGAGATCCTCGATTGGAGCGAATCGAAGGTCCATGTTACTTTGCATCGAGGATTAAAAGAGTTGCGCAAATTGATGACGCAACCGGAGAAAGGAGGGGATATCCTTGCGTCCTCTGTCAAATGACGATGAGCTCATGAACCTGTTAAAGCAAGCCCCCCGCTACCGACTGGGGCAACAAGCCCAACAAAACATAAGGGAGGCATTACGCAAGCATGAGAACTCCCTGCCCTACCGGCGAAAGCGGCAAACGGGCCTGCTCTGGATGGCGAAAAGCGCCTTTGTCTGCCTCAGCCTGCTGATTCCCTTCTTTTTGATCGTTCATGGAAGTGAGGATGAACACATCCCTTTTCCCGAAGTTGTGCGGATGACTACACGCGACATAGGGGATTTGGCCCATCATACCTTGGCGAAGCTGTATCGTGAAGTGCCTGAACTCAAAGGCTTGACCGTTCAGAGTGAGAGCTTGGATACTGTCTACGACCTTCGCTTGTATAAGGCTGAAGATCAGCAAGCCCATATCAGCATACATCCCCAAACGGGAGAATTGCTCTGGTATCAGTTCCACCAGCGGGCTCCCCAGCTCAGTCCCATGGACCCCTCCACCACTCTGGCAAAAACGAAAGCCACTTCATTTCTCTATGGGATGCTGGGTGCGGACAGCCGCTCGTACAAAATCATCTCGAATTCTCATGCCGTGGTCTTCCAACGCTTCATCAACGGCATTCCACTCTTGGGCAGCCAAATCTCCATCCAGGTTGATTCAACTGGCAAAGTGATCGGTTATTCAACATCCGGTCGAGATATGGAGGTCGATCTGGCAAAAGCCGCAGACCCTGCCGACGCGATATCGGTGGAAGCATTAAAAAAGTCCATCTCATCCCATATGCGGCTGCGTTATGTTGAAAATATCGTGGTGAGAAACCCCTTTACCGGCGAGGTTGCTCAAACGGGACCCATTCTCGAATATACGCCAGCGGTGAGATTTTCCGGAAGCGTCAGCTTTTACGCCGACTCAGGGAAAATCAGGTACACCTCCAATTACGATCGCGACAGCAGTCAGGGAGTCACACCGATTCCGGTGAGAGCGGCAGAACAAATGGTTGCCGTCCCCTCCAAAAAAGAGGCGGCTATCCTTTTAAATCAAGCCTTTCACCTCCAGATTTCAAGTGAGGACCTAAAAGAGAAGAAGGAAAAACGAGGAGACACCAAGTCCTACATTCGGTATGTATGGGCACATGATGAATCCGTAAGTGTGTTAGTGGAGCCGACCACAGGCGAACTGGTGGAAATCCTGAAAGGCCCCCCATCAATCAGAGGAAATCTTCCGGAGCAGAAGGCTGCTGCGGAAGCGATCCGCTATTTGCAACAGTATGCAGACCCATTTGTACGAGAAGTACAGATCGCCCACTTCAGTCATTCAGGAAATGAAGGGATGTACTCGTTCTTTTTCATGGCCAGCCATGAGGGCATTCCGGTGGTCCTGTCGCCGGATCAGGACATCGCCTATCGCATAAATATCGATTCTTCCACGGGCGCATTTCTCGGTTTCCAAAAATTCCATGTTCCGGCAAAGGCGCTCTCCGCAACCAACCTGCCGAGTAAAAAACAGGTGGTATCACCCGAGGCAGCCGCAGCTGAGTACCTGAAGCGCCATTCCTATCAGCTTGCCTATCTCGTGGAAAGAGGCAGCGGCTCAGGTTCGAATGCCCCTGTCTTGATGTACACCTCAGAGCTGAACGGAAGTCAGGAGCGCTCCTTGATCGATGCGACGACTGGGAAAACCATATCTATTCAAAATTGACCGATCGCCATTTGCCGCCTCTCCATCGCACGAAGGTACACGCCCTTTCGGGGGCTGTACCTTTTTCCATCTCTTTTGTTATAGTGAAAAGAGAGGAGGGTATCTCTACTATGAATATCGGAATTATCGGACTGGGAAACATGGGGCAAATGTTGGTCAAAGGGCTGTGCAAAAGCGGCATGATCTCCCCGCGGGACCTCATCGTATACAACCGCACCGCAGAAAAGGCGACAGCGCTCCGGCAGCTGTATCCTTTTCAGGTGGCGGAGTGTGCCCAGACCGTTTGTCAAAAAGCGGATATACTCTTTCTCTGCACCAAGCCGTTGGATATGCTCCCTCTGCTGCGTGAGCTATCTCTCCCGCCTCACCTCCATCTTGTTTCTGTTGCTGCCGGGGTAAGCCTGGCCGACCTGGAGAGCGTACATAGCGGACCGGTCAGCAAAGTGATCCCGACCGTCACCTCGGAGGAGAATCGCGGCGTCTCTCTTTACATGAACAACGCAAAGGTGACTCCCTCAGAACGAGCTGCGCTGCTGCAATTGCTGGAAGCTCTCGGGACTGTGGAGGAGATCACGGAAGCGGCCATCGAAACAGCGACCATCTTGACCAGCAGTGCCCCAGGATTGATTGCGGGTATCCTGGAGGAGTTTGCCCAAGCTGCCGTACGTCATACGCCAGAGCTGGAGTTGGACAGTGCCCGGCGAATGTTGGTAGAGACCATGATCGGCACCTCACTGCTATTGGAGCGACAGGGGCTGGGATTCGACCAGTTGATCGAGCGCGTCGCGACCAAAGGCGGAATTACGCAGGAAGGGCTAAGTGTACTGGGAAGGACGCTCCCTCGCGCCTTTGACGACCTACTGCACATGACAACGGAAAAACACACGCTGCTCAAACAACTGGTACGGCGTCAAAACGACAGCCACACCAGCAAAACACCTACCCAGAAGGGGGAATCACAGTGAAAATCGGATGGATCGGACTTGGAAACATGGGCATCCCGATGGCAAGCAATCTGCTCGCTGCCGGGTATGACGTGCGGGTATGGAACCGCACGCCGGAAAAAGCGGAGCCGCTGCTTCGCCTGGGGGCTTCTTTTGCGGAGAGCATGGACGATCTGGTCGCCGAAAGCGACGTGATCTTTACGATGGTAAGCGATGATGAGGCGGTCAAAGCCATCTACACGGGCCCGAGAGGATTGCTCACGGCGGCTGTCCGCGGCAAGCTGGCCGTGGATATGAGCACTGTCTCCCCGGAGACCTCCCGCTACCTCGCGGAAAAGTCCCGCGAAGCCGGTCTCCGTTTTCTCGATGCGCCTGTCTCCGGCAGCGTCGGGCCGGCTAAAGCCGGACAACTGGTGATTATGGTCGGCGGGGCGGCCGAAGACTTTGAGCAGGCCAAGCCGCTCTTGGACAAGCTGGGCAAAATTGCGCTGCATCTCGGTGAAAACGGTGCCGGAACCTCCGCCAAGCTGGCCATCAATCTGCTGCTCGCAATTACGGTCCAGGGTGTAGCCGAAACGCTGCTGTTCGCACGTGGGATGGGCATCCCTCCCGAGCAGATGCTGACGATTATCTCTGAGAGTGCGGTTGGCACGCCGCTGATTCGGGGCAAGGCTGCCTCCATTTTGGTGGATGACTACCCGGCTGCCTTTGCCCTGAAGCATATGGCCAAGGATCTGCGCCTCGCCCGGGAGGCAGGCGTCTCCACGCCGCTGGCGGAATCCGCCGCAGCCAGCTATCGCGCCGCACTGGAGAACGGCTTGGGCGAGCTGGACCTGATGGCGATTCTCCGCTATTTTGATCAGAAGTAGGAAATCCAAACAAACAGGCTTCTCCGGCCCAGTTCGCGGCGAAGCCTGTTTGTTTTCCCGGACGATGCTATGTACAAGCACGCTTGCCGGATCAGCTGCCCTCCTGCAAGACTTCTTTTTTCCGAAAATAGCTGAAATACACCCAGCCGGCATTGATCAGCAAAAACGCGCTGGTCATGAAGAAGACGCCGTTGATGCTCAGGTACCCGGCCATAAAGCCGCCGATCATCGGCCCCAGCATGCTGCCGATGCTGACGAAGCTGTTGTTGTAGCCGTAGACCCGGCTGACCATGTGCTGCGGCGTGGCTCTCCGCAGCAGCGCGTTTACCGAGGGCAGCAATCCCCCCAGCGACAAGCCCAAAAGAAAACGGAGCAAGACCAGCTGCCACACCGCGGAGACCAGCCCCTGCGGGATGAACAGGATGCCCGCAAGCACCAGACAGCCGAGCAGCACCTTCTGCGAGCCGAATCGATCCCCAAAACGGCCCAGATGAGGGGCTGCCAGCACATTGGCCGTACCCATCGCGGCCTGGACGATCCCTGCCCAGAGCGCGACATTTCCCGCGCTGCCCAAGAGGATGCCGATGTAGATTGGCAGGATCGGAATAATGCTGAAGAGGGCAAACTGGATCATCACCGTGACGAAAAAGAGCACGGGCAGCTCCTTGGAGGAGAAAATCATGCGGAAATCCTCCCGCAGACTGGTCCGCTCCTTGGCGGGAGGCGGCACAAACGTCTCTTTGACCGTAAAAGTGATGATCAAGGTAGCGAGCAAAATCAACGAGCCCGTGACGACAAAGATCATCCGAAATCCGATGCGCGGCTCCAGCAGCCCCCCAAACAGCGGCCCCATGATAGAGCCGGCGGTAATAAAGGATTGCAGCAGCCCCTGCGCCCACCCGATCTGCTCCTTGGGCGCGGATGAGGCGACCAGGGCGGTACTGGCGGGAATAATCCCCCCGACCATCCCGTTGAGCAGCCGCAGGCCTAGAAGCATCCAGAGCGAGCTGGCAAAGCCTGTCGCGGCGATGATGACGGACATGAAATAGCCGGAGCGCAATATCATGATCTTGCGCCCGTACTTGTCGGCCAGATTGCCCCAGATCGGGGAAACCAGTCCGGCCGTCAAGAAGTTGGCTCCGAAGATCACTCCGGCCCAGGCCGTCACTTGATGCGGATCTTCTACGCCAAAATCGCGTTGAATATACAAAGGCAGGAACGGCATGATCATGCTCATCGCCATCATCACGAGAAACAGCGCTCCGCACAATACATACAGGTTGCGTCGCCACGCTTCCATCCGGCAATCTCCCTCCTTGTTATGAGACCGGCTCTTGCTCGTTTGCAGTGCCTAAGTCCTGGACGTTCCACAGGTGGTGGTAGACGCCCTTTTTCCCCAGCAGTTCTTCATGGCTTCCCATCTCTGCGATCTGCCCGTCTTTCATCACGACAATTTTATCCGCATGCGTGATCGTCGACAGGCGATGCGCCACAATGATCGTAGTTCTCCCTTTCGCCAGCCGGGCCAGCGACTCCTGAATCATGTGCTCCGACTCCAGGTCCAGAGCAGAGGTCGCCTCATCCAGTATCAGAATGCCCGGGTCCCGCAAGAAGACCCGCGCAATCGCGATCCGCTGCTTCTGCCCGCCAGAGAGCTTCACTCCCCGCTCGCCCAGCTCTGTGTCGTAGCCCTCCGGCAGCTCCATGATGAAGTCATGGGCATTGGCAGCCTTGGCCGCTTCGATCACAGCTTCATCGCTCGCCTCCGGGTTGCCCATCAGGATGTTGACCCGGGCCGATTCGCTGAACAGGATGTTGTCCTGCAGCACCATGCCGATATGGCTGCGCAGATTCTTCTGCTGGAGATCGCGGACATCGATCCCGTCGATGGTGATGCGCCCTTCCGTCACGTCCCAGAAACGCGGCAAGAGGCTGATCAGCGAGGACTTCCCGCCTCCGGACATGCCGACGATCGCGACGGTCTCGCCGGGCTGGATGGTCAGATTGACATTTTCTAGGACGAGCGGCCCTTCTTCCCGATAGCGGAAGGAGACGTTTTCAAAGCGGACCTCGCCGCGGACTCGTCCGGTCTCAGGGTCGATTGGCAGCACGCCGGCATTCGGCTTGTCGGTAATATCGTACGTCTCGTCGATAAACTCAAACATCCGATCCATCGAGGCGACGGCCTGCGTCAGCGTCGTCGAAGAGTTGACGAGGCGGCGCAGCGGCGTATACAGGCGGTCGAGATAAGCGTAGAAGGCCACCAGTGTCCCGATCGTCAGCGTTTCGTGGATCACTTGATAGCCCGCATAGGAGATCACCAGCAGGGGGGCGATATCGGTAACCGTGTTGACGACGGCAAATGTATTGGCATTCCAGCGCGTCAAAGCCAGCGCCTTTTTGAGAAAATGGTTGTTCTCTTTGGCGAATACCTTGTTCTCATGCTCCTCCAGGGCAAAGCTGCGGATCATCGAGATGCCTCCTACTCGCTCATGGAGATGCCCCTGCAGCTTGGCCAGTGCGGCCGACCGCTCCCGGGTCAGCTGACGCAGTCTTTTGTAGAAATACTTGACGGAAAAGCCGTACAGCGGAAACACCAGGATCGCGGCGATCGTGAGCTTCACATCCATGTAGAGCATCACCGCCAGGGTCATGCCGATGGTGATCAGATCCAGCCAGAGATTCATCAGCCCCGTATCGATGAAGCTTTTCGTCGATTCCACGTCGTTGATCACCCGCGAAATGACTTCCCCTGTCTTGTGGTTGTTGTAGTACCGCATCGACAGCCGCTGCAGATGATCGAACAGTTGGTTGCGGATGTCAAACAGGATCCGGCTGGAAACCCACTGGGCAAAATACTGCCGATAGTATTCCACAGGAGCGCGGACCACAGTAAATACGAGGAACGCCCCTGCCATCAGCCAAAACAGCTCCGTCAGCTTTTCTTCCCGCGGAATCGGGCTGGGCAAAAGGTCATCGATTACGTACTTGATGATCAGAGGCAAGAGGAGCGGAATGGAAAATTTGATAATGCCGATAAAAATGGTGCCCACGATTTGCTTTACATAGGGTCTCACAAACTTCATGTAGCGACGGATGCTCATGCCTGACCACACCCCTTTCCTTGAATCCATCATCGAATGGCGCGTCATTCTTTTTGTGCAGCCCGTGCATATGCAACCGGACAATGCCGGTCAAACAAGGAAATCCCTCCCCCGTTTTACCGGGAAAGGGATTACTCCTCGTCCACACGCACAGACAGGTAGCGCTCGTACCAGCGTTGGACAAATCCGTTTTGAAAAGGGCCTCTTCTGGCGCGCACCCAATCCAGCACTTCCCGCAACGCATGCTGTACCCGCTCCACCACAACGGGAGGATAGTTCATCTGCTTGCCGTGCAAGAGAAACTCCTCTTCATCGAGAATCGTGTACGTCATATCGGGAAACACTTTGACATCCAAGTCATAGTCAATGTAGCTCAAGAGATTCCCCTTGAGGCTGAAGGGGGAACCGATGTTGCAATAGTAGTAAATCCCATCGTCCCGAATCATCGCGATGGTATTGAACCACTGTCCGCGACCAAACGTGCAGATTGCCGGCTCACGTGTCCGCCACTCCCGGCCGTCAGACTCTGTCACCTTTACTCGATCGTTGCCGCCAATCACTACTGCATCGCTGGTATGGATCAGGGTCGTCTTGTCCCAGATACGATGCAGGGAGTGGTCGTGTTTATAGCTTTCTATGCGTATGATTGAGCCTGGAGCTGGCGACATGACCCTCCCCTTTCTTCTCTTCTCTGTTTGATTGGGGACAGCCTCCCTTAGGAAGAGAGTTTTTTGGAAAGTGTAACATATTTTTGCATCTCATAGCCAAGTGCGCGGTAAAACGGGAGAACTTCGGGATTGTCCTGATTCACCATGATCAGGACCCGATTGACGCCTCTTTGCTTGAAGCGCTTCTCCAGCGACTCCACCAGCATGCGGCCTATGCCTGTACCCTGCAATTCGGGAAGAACAGCAAGCCGGTAGAAATAGGCCCGTGTCCCGTCGATCGTACCGACCACGACACCGACTACTCTGCCCTCCTGCTCTGCCACCATGACCAAATCGCTGTCCCATGCCAGCTGCTTGGCCAGATCATTGAGCGATTCTGCCTCCTGCCCATCCAGGCCAGTTTCCTGCCAGATGCGCGTAATCGCCGAATAGTCACCGAGCCGAAACGGACGAATCAACATACGTTGCCTCCTTCGATGCCTTCTTTTTCTATTGTACACCAAAAAGGACAAGTTTGTCTGCGTATGAAGATGCGAAAGAGGGGGGAGCGATCATCGCATCCGTCCCCTCTTTGCGGCGGTAGAGGTGATGTAAATAGTATCTGGCGGCATGGCAGAAAAAATTTCCGAAAAAAATTTTCCTGAGGGGTTTACGTAAGAAGAGAAATGCCTCCGTCGACGATCAGGGTCTGACCGCGGATCATCCAGGCCTTGTCGGAGAGCAGGAACATGACAGCATTTGCCAGGTCTTCCGGTTCCACAATCCGGCCTGCAGGCGTGCGCGCTGCCGAATCGGAGAGGAGTTCTTCCCGGTTGGGGAAATGGCGCAGGGCATCGGTATCCACGGCTCCGCCGGAGACGGCATTGACGACGATGTTGTGCGGCGCGAGCTCGACAGCCAGGTAACGGGTGAGCGCTTCGACAGCTGCTTTGGACACCCCGACCGTCGTGTAGTTGTCGAGTACGCGGATGGAGCCCAGGCTGGAGAGGCTGACGATTTTTCCGCCTTGGCCTGTTTTGATCATCAATTTGGCTGCTTCCTGCGCGGAGAACAGCAGCGCCTTGCTGTTAATATCCATCGTCCAATCCCAATGGCTTTCCTCCAGCTCCATCAGCGGGCGAAGCACGCCGGATGCGGCATTGTTGACGAATACATCAAGGCGGCCAAACTCGCGGTCAATCTCCGCAAACAGCTCCTTGATCTTTTCCACGTCTCCCACATTGGCTTTCACCAGATGTACGCGGGCACCTTTTTCCTCCAGCTCGGCCGCTGCCTCGCGGGCCGCGCTGCGGTTCCGCAGATAGTTCAATACCAAATCGTAGCCCTGTTCGGCCAGTTGATGTGCAATGGCCTTGCCGATTCCGCGCGTGCCGCCGGTGACCAGTGCCACTTTTTTGGTTGTACACATAAAGGTAGCCCTCCCATACACCTGCTATTAATAGCAGGTACTAAATATTCCATCTCTCATTATAACGCGCTGCTCGGGCAAATTCCAGACAGGATCGCCAGACAGGACCGGATGCCTAGCCGATCCATGAGACGATGGGATGGGAAGGCAGATGGTCAGACATACTAACCCCAAAAGAGATGTTGGTCGGAAAGGAGGCTTTCATTCTATGTATATTGGTCGCGACTTGCCCCAATTAACCATGATTTCTCTGGATGATTGGGAATTGAATGAGCTTATGTACTACCACCATTCCATGTCGCAGCTGGCTGCTTATCTCAACGCAGAAGGGACGAGCCTGCACGCAAAAATCATACAGGAGCTGGAGTCCAGGGGGCCTGTCGGCGGAGACAGCGGGGGATGGGATCACTCATCCAAACCGATTTACGATTAAGCCGCCCGCGAGAGAAAGGAGGCAAAGCGATGAAGACCAAAACCCGACAAATGGGGACCATCATTGCCATCGTGGCATTTAGTGTAGCCGCCATGGTCGGCTTGATTTTCATGTTTTGGCGGATGTGACCAAACCAAACAAAGACGGGGGAGCCATCTCGTGAAAGGCTCCCCATGGTTGGGCAGATCGAAGATCGAAAAACGGCCGGCCCTTGGAGATGTCGCTACTCTCAAGGGCCGGCCTATCTGCTTCTAACGGCTTATTTTTTCTGTTTCTTCATCCCCTCAGGCTGCACACCTCAGGTCCGGAACCGGGAAACCTGCTCCCTCAGCTGTTCTGCCAGTCTTTCCAGCTCGACCGCCGAAGACGCGATCTCCTCCATGGAGGCAAATTGTTCTTCCGCTGCGGCGGACACATTTTGCGTCGAGGCTGCATTCTCGACGGAGATGTCCGCGATTCGGTGTATCGACGCTGTCAACTGCCGGGTTCTCTCTGCCATCTCCTGCGTCGCCTCCGATACTTCCCCCATCTGCTGAGCCACTGCTCCTACCGACCCGCGTATGCGGGTGAAGGTCTGGCCCGCGACGAATACCTGATCGATCCCTGCTTCTACTTCCTGGCGGCTTTGCTGCATCACCAATGCGGCTTTTTCTGCCTCTTCCTGAATCCCGGAGATGAGCGCGGCGATTTGCAGGGCAGAATCGGCCGACTGTTCCGCGAGCTTGCGCACCTCATCGGCTACGACGGAAAAACCGCGGCCGGACTCGCCTGCGCGCGAAGCCTCGATCGCCGCATTCAGCGCAAGCAGATTGGTCTGCTTGGCGATATTCCCGATCAGCTCCACGATTTGTCCGATCTCCTGCGAGCGATTGCCCAGCCGCTGGATCACCTCCGCCAGTACCCCCACCGTCTGATGGGAGTCTGTGATTTGGCGCACGGCTTTTTGCACCGCCTGGTCGCCCTCTTCCGCCAGCCGGGCGGTCTCTTGGGCGGCGCCGGCTACCTGACTGCTGTACGCGGCCACGCTCTCGATCCGCTCCGCAAGCTGGCCGGAAGTATCGGAGCCCTCTTGCACGTATCGGACCTGCTGATCTGTGCCGTGAGCGATCTCTTGAACAGTCGAGGCAATCTGCGCCGTCGCCATGCTTGTCTGATCGGAGCTGGCCGACAATTCCTCAGCAGCCGCGGCCAAGCGCTCGACGGACTGCTGAATCGCCGCCAGCAAGGAGCCGAGCGATTCGGCCATCCGGTTGAAGCTCGCTCCCAGCTTGCCGAATTCGTCATCCGCAGCGATCTCCACCCGCTTTGTGATGTCACCCTGACTGACCCGCTCTGCGGCCTCTGTGAGAAGCCGGAGCGGACGGATCATGCCGCGCAGAATGACAAAGCCGATGATGCTGCCGAGTCCCATCGCAATGGCGATGACCCCTAAAGTTTTTTGAAAGATCGGACTGGCCACCTGGTCAGCCTCTGCCTCATACATGACCCCCATCACCTTCCAGCCGGTGCGCGGGTTGGTCACAAAGACGGCTTGGGCCGGCTTTTCCCCATCGCGCAAAGCAAAGCGGCCCTCCTCTTGCGCGTAGAGCTGCTCCATCCAGGCTTCCGCGTGTTCCTCGCCCGGATCGTAGGCCGGATGAACGAGTGTAGCGCCATGCTTGTCATAGATGGCCATATAACCGCTTTCTCCAATATTCGCCTGCTTGACTACCGCCTCCAGCGTTTCCAATTGCATATCGAGGCTGACCACCCCGCTTCGGTCCGCGAGAGCGCGAGCAACCCCTATAATGATGTTTCCCGTAACGGCATCCACGTAAGGATCGGTTACAATGGTCTCTCCCGGTGTTGCCATCGCAGCCTGATACCAGGGCCTCTTTCGCGGATCAAAGCCTTCGGGCAGCTTTGCATCCGATCCCATAATCATGACGCCGGCTTCCGTGCCGATGTAAATTTCGGCCACGTCTTTATGTTCCTGCGCAAAAATCTTTAGGCTATGCCGCAGCCCGTCGATTTGGTCCGGCTCCAGTTGGCCGGCCCCGATCACTTGCGCCAGATGCCGG
This sequence is a window from Brevibacillus composti. Protein-coding genes within it:
- the fabL gene encoding enoyl-[acyl-carrier-protein] reductase FabL, whose amino-acid sequence is MCTTKKVALVTGGTRGIGKAIAHQLAEQGYDLVLNYLRNRSAAREAAAELEEKGARVHLVKANVGDVEKIKELFAEIDREFGRLDVFVNNAASGVLRPLMELEESHWDWTMDINSKALLFSAQEAAKLMIKTGQGGKIVSLSSLGSIRVLDNYTTVGVSKAAVEALTRYLAVELAPHNIVVNAVSGGAVDTDALRHFPNREELLSDSAARTPAGRIVEPEDLANAVMFLLSDKAWMIRGQTLIVDGGISLLT
- a CDS encoding methyl-accepting chemotaxis protein, producing MRSGKVSVKTKLISTFAAILLIPALLIGFLSYQSAKEQITQQLFRAGHENIALVNELLSQTVQAQEQSIRHLAQVIGAGQLEPDQIDGLRHSLKIFAQEHKDVAEIYIGTEAGVMIMGSDAKLPEGFDPRKRPWYQAAMATPGETIVTDPYVDAVTGNIIIGVARALADRSGVVSLDMQLETLEAVVKQANIGESGYMAIYDKHGATLVHPAYDPGEEHAEAWMEQLYAQEEGRFALRDGEKPAQAVFVTNPRTGWKVMGVMYEAEADQVASPIFQKTLGVIAIAMGLGSIIGFVILRGMIRPLRLLTEAAERVSQGDITKRVEIAADDEFGKLGASFNRMAESLGSLLAAIQQSVERLAAAAEELSASSDQTSMATAQIASTVQEIAHGTDQQVRYVQEGSDTSGQLAERIESVAAYSSQVAGAAQETARLAEEGDQAVQKAVRQITDSHQTVGVLAEVIQRLGNRSQEIGQIVELIGNIAKQTNLLALNAAIEASRAGESGRGFSVVADEVRKLAEQSADSALQIAALISGIQEEAEKAALVMQQSRQEVEAGIDQVFVAGQTFTRIRGSVGAVAQQMGEVSEATQEMAERTRQLTASIHRIADISVENAASTQNVSAAAEEQFASMEEIASSAVELERLAEQLREQVSRFRT